The following proteins come from a genomic window of Scomber japonicus isolate fScoJap1 chromosome 4, fScoJap1.pri, whole genome shotgun sequence:
- the itchb gene encoding itchy E3 ubiquitin protein ligase b yields the protein MDSEVAKAGTSNGYPMKAQLQIIVLSAKLKENKKNWFGPSPYVEVTVDGKSKKTEKCNNTHSPKWKQPLTVIVTPFSKLVFRVWSHQTLKSDVLLGMATLDVSDTLKSNDMKISEVVQTLQLCDRDQSDVVGDLSVCLDGMTVDPEMFALAEADHHTNGKSQPNGDYSIRRSRDSSPAVDGVEHRPSPSGQRSAKSTGSPSVSSGSSRPLRPPRPSRPPPPTPRRPTSSPASSSNGSGPADASDAQSGSDTPVHSGASSAPDASPSAGSDRDSASASGSAPAATRQSTSSITPAATPRVPAVTSGPLPPGWEQRVDQNGRMYFVDHVEKRTTWERPEPLPPGWERRVDQMGRVYFVDHVKRTTTWQRPTMETVRNYEQWQHQRSQLQGAMQQFNQRFIFGAQEQVSATQNKEFDPLGPLPHGWEKRTDSNGRVYFVHHPTRSTQWEDPRTQGLLNEKPLPEGWEMRFTVDGIPYFVDHNRRTTTYIDPRTGKSSLENGPQITYVRDFKAKVQYFRFWCQQLAMPQHVKITVSRKTLFEDSFQQIMSFNAQDLRRRLWIIFPGEEGLDYGGVARQWFFLLSHEVLNPMYCLFEYAGKDNYCLQINPASYINPDHLKYFKFIGRFIAMALFHGKFIDTGFSLPFYKHILNKPLALKDLESIDPEFYNSLMWIKDNNIEECELEMFFSVDKEILGEITTHELKPAGGDIQVTEENKEEYIRLVAEWRLSRGVEEQTQAFFEGFNEVLPQQYLQYFDAKELEVMLCGMQEIDLSDWQRNTIYRHYARSSKQIIWFWQFIKEMDNEKRMRLLQFVTGTCRLPVGGFPDLMGSNGPQKFCIEKVGKENWLPRSHTCFNRLDLPPYKSYEQLKEKLMFAIEETEGFGQE from the exons ATGGACAGTGAAGTCGCCAAGGCGGGCACTTCCAATGGTTACCCTATGAAGGCGCAGCTACAAATCATCG TGCTATCAGCAAAACTAAAAGAGAACAAGAAGAACTGGTTTGGTCCCAGTCCTTATGTGGAAGTGACAGTCGACGGCAAATCCAAGAAAACAGAGAAGTGCAACAACACCCACAGCCCCAAATGGAAGCAGCCGCTCACTGT gaTCGTGACTCCTTTCAGCAAGCTGGTGTTTCGTGTGTGGAGCCACCAGACCCTGAAGTCAGACGTGCTGCTGGGCATGGCCACGCTGGACGTCAGCGACACACTCAAGTCTAATGATATGAAAA TCTCTGAGGTGGTGCAGACCTTACAGCTGTGTGACAGAGACCAGTCAGATGTGGTGGGAGACCTGTCCGTCTGCTTGGACGGCATGACCGTCGACCCCGAGATGTTCGCCTTGGCAGAAGCAGACCATCACA CAAATGGGAAATCACAACCTAATGGGGATTATTCTATCAG GCGGAGTAGAGACAGCTCTCCGGCTGTGGACGGGGTGGAGCACCGGCCTTCTCCTAGCGGCCAGAGATCAGCGAAAAGCACCGGCTCTCCCTCAGTGTCGTCAGGCAGCTCGCGGCCCCTTCGCCCACCCAGGCCCTCCAGACCTCCTCCTCCAACCCCACGCAGACCCACCTCTTCACCAG CATCTTCCAGCAACGGCTCTGGACCAGCTGATGCCAGTGACGCTCAGTCGGGTTCCGACACACCCGTGCACTCGGGAGCCTCGTCGGCCCCAGACGCCAGTCCTTCTGCAGGCTCAGACAGGGATTCCGCATCAGCCTCCGGCTCTGCACCCGCAGCGACCAGACAGTCCACCAGCAGCATCACGCCTGCTGCCACTCCCAGGGTCCCTGCAGTCACATCTGGACCGCTGCCTCCTGG GTGGGAGCAGAGGGTAGACCAGAACGGCAGGATGTATTTTGTGGATCACGTGGAAAAGAGAACAACGTGGGAACGCCCTGAACCGCTGCCCCCTGG CTGGGAACGCCGTGTCGACCAGATGGGACGGGTCTACTTTGTTGACCACGTGAAGCGGACCACCACGTGGCAGCGTCCCACGATGGAGACGGTCCGTAACTATGAGCAGTGGCAGCACCAGCGCAGCCAGCTGCAGGGAGCCATGCAGCAGTTCAACCAGAGGTTCATATTCGGG GCACAAGAGCAGGTCTCAGCCACTCAGAATAAGGAGTTTGATCCTCTCGGGCCTCTTCCACATGGATGGG AGAAGAGAACAGACTCTAATGGCAGAGTTTATTTTGTACATCACCCTACACGGTCAACGCAGTGGGAGGACCCACGAACACAGGG GTTGTTGAATGAGAAACCACTTCCAGAGGGCTGGGAGATGAGGTTCACTGTAGATGGTATTCCCTACTTCGTCGACCACAACAGGAGAACCACTACCTACATCGATCCTCGCACTGGAAAATCATCACT TGAAAATGGGCCTCAGATCACCTATGTTCGAGACTTCAAAGCCAAAGTACAGTACTTCAGATTCTGGTGCCAG caacTGGCGATGCCTCAACACGTCAAGATCACCGTTTCCAGAAAAACACTGTTTGAAGACTCCTTCCAGCAG ATCATGAGCTTCAACGCACAGGATCTACGAAGGAGACTGTGGATCATTTTCCCCGGAGAAGAAGGCCTCGACTATGGAGGCGTCGCGAGGCAA TGGTTCTTCCTGTTGTCCCATGAGGTATTGAACCCCATGTACTGCCTGTTTGAATACGCCGGCAAAGATAACTACTGTCTCCAGATCAACCCCGCCTCCTACATCAACCCCGACCACCTTAAGTATTTTAAGTTCATCGGACGCTTCATTGCCATG GCTCTTTTCCATGGAAAGTTCATCGACACGGGTTTCTCACTGCCATTTTACAAGCACATCCTAAACAAGCCACTGGCCCTCAAAGACTTGGAGTCGATTGACCCTGAATTCTACAACTCCCTCATGTGGATCAA GGATAACAACATCGAGGAGTGTGAGCTGGAGATGTTCTTCTCTGTCGACAAAGAAATCTTGGGGGAAATCACCACCCACGAGCTGAAACCAGCAGGAGGAGACATCCAAGTCACTGAGGAGAACAAAGAGGAGTACATCAG GCTGGTAGCAGAGTGGAGGTTGTCCAGAGGCGTGGAAGAGCAGACACAGGCTTTCTTCGAAGGCTTTAACGAGGTCCTCCCACAACAGTACCTTCAGTACTTTGATGCTAAAGAGCTGGAG gTGATGCTGTGCGGTATGCAGGAGATCGACCTTTCAGATTGGCAAAGAAACACCATCTACAGACACTACGCTCGGAGCAGCAAACAGATCATCTGGTTCTGGCAG TTCATAAAGGAGATGGACAACGAGAAGAGGATGAggctgctgcagtttgtcacTGGTACCTGTCGCCTGCCTGTAGGCGGCTTCCCTGACCTCATGG GAAGCAACGGTCCCCAGAAATTCTGTATTGAGAAGGTGGGAAAGGAAAACTGGCTTCCCAGAAGTCACACGTG CTTCAACAGACTGGACTTGCCCCCCTACAAGAGTTACGAGcagctgaaggagaagctgaTGTTTGCCATTGAGGAGACGGAAGGTTTCGGGCAGGAGTGA